In the genome of Hyphomicrobium sp. ghe19, the window TCGCGCGCTGGCACACGGCGATCGGCGGCATCGTCGGCGCGATTGCCTGGACCGTATCGCCCGCATTGCTCGCCTGGATGTCACCGGTGATTCTGGGGCTCGTTCTGGCGGGTCCCGTCAGCTGGCTGACGTCGTTGAGGGCGGGAGCCTTCGAGCGATGGGCGCTCGCGACGAATGAAGACCGGAAGCCGCCGGCGGTGCTCGTCGACGCCGGCCACCGGTCGCGCGATTGGGCGCGTAAGATCGCGATGCCAAATGGCTTGACGCAGCAGCCGGACGCGGCCGCGGCGTAGTAGAGGGGCGCGTCTTACTTCTCAGACTTGTTCCTCAGACTTGTCGGATCCGCGCAGCGATCGCAGCAACTCATTGAAGATTTCGCGGACCCGCAGCGGTTCGGCATCGAGATAGGGAAGAGGACGGATCACCTCGACGGCGACGACCCCGAGGCGGGAGGTCAAAGCGCCGTTGAACGCGCCTTCTCCAAGTCGCCGCGACAACCTTCGCAACACGTCCTGGCCGACGAACTGGCCAAGAAGATCGTCAGTCATCGCGATGCCGCCGGTCGCGATGATGTGGCCGACGACGAGTCGGGCGAGGCGTAGCGCGCCGAGGACGCCCGGCCGGCCGCCGTAGAGCCCTGCGAGCGCGCGGAACATCCGAACATTCTCGACGAGGACGAAGCCCATGGCGATCCACATGATCGGGGACAGCGCGGTTACGGTCGCGACGCGTTTCGCTGATTTCAGGATGACACGCCGGCTTTCGCCATCGATGGGGCGGAGAAGTTCGCGGTCTGCCAGACGCAGCAACTCGCCCGGTTCGAGCACGTCGCCAGTATGGTCCTTTACGCGCGCTAAGCCCCACGCCAGATCCGGGCGACCCCGGTAGTGAGCGAGAAGCGCGGCGACGGCCTTCCGCTCACCCGGAAGGTTGGATTTCGCAATGGTGTCGCGGACAAGCGCGCGGAGTTTCGCAAGCCGTGCGAGCCGGCGGAAACCCAAGAGCTCGCGCAATACGATGCCGAGCAGCGCCAGAGCGATGATCGTCATCAACCCGAATGCGACCCAGCCGACCCAGTCTTGACGTTCGAGCGCGATTGAGACGAACCGCGTGAACCACACGCCTGCGGCCAACGACGCGAGGGCCGCCATCGCGGAAAAGAGAATGCTGCCGAAACGGAAGCCGCGGTTGATATCACCCACCGTCAGGCGCCGTGCGGGAACGGAGGCGCGTCTGGATGTGACCGCGCCGCCGCCGGAGACGGCTTCGTCGAGTTCCGGTTCGTCGGCGATATCGTCGAGCGTAAAGACGCGGGGCTTTCTCGGCGGCGGCTGATCGTTCTCGAATGTCATGCGAGATAATCCGAAATCAGGAAATCGAGCGCGCGGTCCAATCTGATATGCGGAAACGCGGCCGTCTTGCCATCGGAAAGCGTGTCGACGAGCTTGGGCGGGGCAAAGCGGACAAGTTCGAGGGACGCGGACTTCGCATGTCGCGCCGCGTTGAGGGCGGCTGCCGGATCGGCCGGGAGGTCGCCGGGGAAAATTGCTGCTTCCTTGACGCCATCGAAGGTGACGCCGCCGATCCGCTCGCCTTTGATCGGCGTGCCGCGAAGGCAGGGCAGAATTTCTCCGCCTTGTTTGGCCGTCGCCTCGCGCGTCGCACGCAGGGCCGAGAGGGCCAATGCGTGAACGCCGGCGCCTTCGGTTTGGGCGCGCGTGACGGCGTCGTCGACGATTGCTTTCAAGAGGGCTTCGAGGCGGTCGTGGCTTGAAGCGGGAAGATGATCGGCCTTCGTCGCAGCGAAGAGGACGCGATCGATCTTGCGCCCGAGAAACATCGAGAGCCACGAATTGGCACCGGGCCGGAAGGCCTTCAGGATGTCGGTCATGGCGTGTTCGAGATCACCCACGGCTTCGGCGCCGCGATGAAGGGCCGTCAAAACGTCGATCAGCACGATCTGGCGGTCGAGGCGCGCGAAGTGATCGTTGAAGAACGGTTTGACGACGGACGACTTATAGCTTTCGAAGCGGCGCGCCATCATCGCCGCGAGCGATCCGCGCGGCAGCCGCTCGTCCGACGCGAGCGGCATCGGAAAGAACGTCAGAAGAGGAGAGCCTTCCAATTCGCCGGGCAGCAGGAAGCGGCCGGGGGCGAGCGTCGATTGTGCGCCGCTGTCGCGCGCTGCGCGCAAGTAGGCGGTGAAGAGCTTGGCGCCCGTCATGGCGATCTGCTCGTCTTCCGCTGCGGCGGGGTCGGTGCCGGCGAGGAAACCGAGAAAGGGTTTCGCGAATTCGGCGCGCGATGGCGCACTGGCGAAGCCCAGTGCTTCATTCGAAAATGCGCGGTAGTCCTGCTCGAGAAGCGGCAAGTCGATGAGCCATTCGCCGGGATAATCGACAATGTCGACGTGCAGCTTCGAAAGGCCGATGGCGCGCTTCAGGGCGTAAGCCGAGCGATATTCGATGGTGACCCGCAATTCCGAAATGCGTTTCGTGCTCTCAGGCCATGATGGCGGAGAGGACAAGAGATCAGCGAGGTGGGCTTCGTAGTCGAAGCGGGGAACGCTGTCGTCGGGCTGTGGCTCCAGGTAGGCGCGGACGATGCGGCGCTCTGCGTCGGGCGCGAAGAACGGCAGGCGTCCTCCCGCAACGAGATTGCGAACGAGAGCGGTGATGAAAACCGTCTTGCCGGCGCGCGATAGTCCGGTCACGCCGAGACGCACCGACGGCGTCAGGTAATCGGCGAAACGCGCCTGCGCGTCTCTCAGAAGTTCGGAATAGGAGATCTCTGCCAAGTGGTGCCGCGCATGAGCCAAAGAGAAAGGGAGCGGAAAGCCCCCTTTAAGTGGCGTAACTTGCGGGCGTCGACAAGGCGCTTCCGGGACGAGCCCGGTGGGTTGGAGCGGCTAATCCGCGAAAGCCGCTCATCTGCAAAAGGCTCAACCGTAAAAAACGACGGCGACGCCTGCCGCCAGCACAACGACGGCCATCAACATGATGGCGCTCGATCGAAGAAACTCAGCCACGGACCTCTCTCCCTCAGTCTGGTTCACAACTCGTGTTGGGCCCCAGAATAGGCTCAGGGATTGAATAGGCCGTGAAGCAGGAGTTCAGCCAACGTTCATTCGTCGCGCGTTCATCTGACCGATGGCGAGAGGATGCGTTGCTGCCCGTCTTTGCGCTTGCCCGGGCTCAGGCGTCGTGGGCCTTTCGGACTTCGAAAACTTCCATGATGCGGCAGCCGCGATGCGGGCCATCGACGACGAAGGTCCATTTGCCTTCGGTGAAGGTGTCGCACATCTTAACGCCCTTCACGAGGATCCAGTGCCCTTCTTTGCCCTTATGGATCGCCAGAATGTAATAGGCCCAGGCGTTCCGCGGCTTCTGCATCCAGGTCCAGAACGTCGGGCGTTCCTTGCGGGCGCGATGCATGTGGCTTTCCTTGAGCTCCATGCGGTAGCCGAAATAGGAAAGGGCAGCTTCAACCTCGTCGGCGTAGGTTCCTTTGACGACAGGTTTTCGGTGCGGCGGCAACTCGCGGCCTTCGCGAATGACGTCCTCGATCTTGGCGATGCCGAAGCCTGTAATCGCGGATAGGACATATGGCCCGCAGAATGCGACCCGCCCGGTGTCGTTCTTCGCCGAGTCGAGGCTCGACGCCGGCCAGACGGTTGAAAAGCGATCATCCATAACGAAAATGCCCTATACAAGTAACGACGGGATGCTCGTTCGATACGGTTAAGCAAACGTTAACGATCCAGGAGCTCTCCCCATCCATGGCCGAACGCGTGAACGTTTCTTTCTTTCAGGAATTGATGGCAGCGGTTGCCGAGCAGGGCCGTGCGCTGCTGCCGAAAGCGCTGTTCGGCGAGGCCGGCGGAGAATCGATCGAGGTTCTGTCGCGGGCGCTGATGTCGGGACGAGGTGAAGCTTCCGGCGTGGCGATTGCTCGCCAGCTTCTCAATCAGCTCAAGAAAGCGACAAGTGAGGAACGGCTGCAGTTCTTCCGGTTTCTCGCTGACGATCTACAACCCAATCCCGTGCAGGTCGCGGACGCCGCCAGAGCCTATCTCGATTACCCGTGTGACAAGACGCTCGCAAAGCTGCAGAAGGCTTCATACAGCCCGCGGCTCGAGTTCTTCCGCCGCTTGAATCTGGCGGCTGGAGCGACCGCGGAAATCGTCGCGCTGCGTAGCGATCTCGTTCGCCACATCAAGTCGGACGAAGCGCTCGCTGCCGTCGATTCCGACCTCGAGAGGCTTTTGACGTCGTGGTTCAACCGGGGTTTCCTCGTTCTTCGCCGCATCGACTGGCAGACGCCGGCGGCTATTCTCGAGAAGATCATCGAATACGAAGCGGTGCATGAGATCCGCGGGTGGGATGATTTGCGCCGCCGTCTCGATCCCAAGGATCGGCGCTGCTTCGCCTTTTTCCATCCGGCGCTGGTCGACGAACCGTTGATCTTCGTCGAGGTCGCCTTGATGCGCGACATGCCGGACGCCATCGCGACCGTGCTCGACGGGCGCCGCTCGGAGGACGATGCGCCGCCGACGACCGCGGTCTTCTATTCGATTTCCAACTGCCAGGAAGGCCTCAAAGGCATTTCGTTCGGCAACTTCCTCTTGAAACAGGTGGTCGAGGATCTCGCGCGGGATGTGGCGAGTCTCAAGACGTTCGTTACGCTTTCTCCGGTTCCAAGCTTCGCGCGCTGGGTTGACCGGGCGCTCGCGGGCGGAAGCGACGTGCCCATATCGGCCGCGGACCGGCAGGCTCTATCGCGGTTGCGCGACCCGCGTTGGGTCGAGGAGGCGGCGAAAGACGCACCTGGAACGGACGAGCTCAAGTCGGCGCTGATGGGCCTCGCGGCGCATTATTTTCTTGTCGCCCGG includes:
- a CDS encoding YcjF family protein; translated protein: MTFENDQPPPRKPRVFTLDDIADEPELDEAVSGGGAVTSRRASVPARRLTVGDINRGFRFGSILFSAMAALASLAAGVWFTRFVSIALERQDWVGWVAFGLMTIIALALLGIVLRELLGFRRLARLAKLRALVRDTIAKSNLPGERKAVAALLAHYRGRPDLAWGLARVKDHTGDVLEPGELLRLADRELLRPIDGESRRVILKSAKRVATVTALSPIMWIAMGFVLVENVRMFRALAGLYGGRPGVLGALRLARLVVGHIIATGGIAMTDDLLGQFVGQDVLRRLSRRLGEGAFNGALTSRLGVVAVEVIRPLPYLDAEPLRVREIFNELLRSLRGSDKSEEQV
- a CDS encoding malonyl-CoA decarboxylase, giving the protein MAERVNVSFFQELMAAVAEQGRALLPKALFGEAGGESIEVLSRALMSGRGEASGVAIARQLLNQLKKATSEERLQFFRFLADDLQPNPVQVADAARAYLDYPCDKTLAKLQKASYSPRLEFFRRLNLAAGATAEIVALRSDLVRHIKSDEALAAVDSDLERLLTSWFNRGFLVLRRIDWQTPAAILEKIIEYEAVHEIRGWDDLRRRLDPKDRRCFAFFHPALVDEPLIFVEVALMRDMPDAIATVLDGRRSEDDAPPTTAVFYSISNCQEGLKGISFGNFLLKQVVEDLARDVASLKTFVTLSPVPSFARWVDRALAGGSDVPISAADRQALSRLRDPRWVEEAAKDAPGTDELKSALMGLAAHYFLVARSSDDRPVDQVARFHLGNGARLERLNWLADPSEKGLREAHGLMVNYRYDLAEIERNHEAYAYDGTVAASRAVRSQLKPVAKPKGLSTMPDLLALPGTGKAKKGRPEETKP
- a CDS encoding YcjX family protein: MAEISYSELLRDAQARFADYLTPSVRLGVTGLSRAGKTVFITALVRNLVAGGRLPFFAPDAERRIVRAYLEPQPDDSVPRFDYEAHLADLLSSPPSWPESTKRISELRVTIEYRSAYALKRAIGLSKLHVDIVDYPGEWLIDLPLLEQDYRAFSNEALGFASAPSRAEFAKPFLGFLAGTDPAAAEDEQIAMTGAKLFTAYLRAARDSGAQSTLAPGRFLLPGELEGSPLLTFFPMPLASDERLPRGSLAAMMARRFESYKSSVVKPFFNDHFARLDRQIVLIDVLTALHRGAEAVGDLEHAMTDILKAFRPGANSWLSMFLGRKIDRVLFAATKADHLPASSHDRLEALLKAIVDDAVTRAQTEGAGVHALALSALRATREATAKQGGEILPCLRGTPIKGERIGGVTFDGVKEAAIFPGDLPADPAAALNAARHAKSASLELVRFAPPKLVDTLSDGKTAAFPHIRLDRALDFLISDYLA